A part of Clostridium novyi genomic DNA contains:
- a CDS encoding tRNA 2-thiocytidine(32) synthetase TtcA, protein MIIFKKEYNRLFLRYLRKSIEEYNMIKPGDKVAVGLSGGKDSIFLLFALRLIQMTSIKNFELIGINIDLGFETNLAPLENFCIKNNIPIIIEKTNIADVVFNERKEKKPCSLCSKLRKGALIRVAKANNINKIALGHNSDDVIETLFMNVLKVGKLGTFHPNINFNDKGINIIRPLIYLREDLIQKLTIKYNLPVIKSSCPKDKKTTREDMKQLLIKLENIYPDAQRNILTSLSNVDFKNIWNQK, encoded by the coding sequence ATGATAATCTTCAAAAAAGAATATAATAGACTATTTTTGAGATATTTAAGAAAATCCATAGAAGAATATAACATGATTAAACCTGGCGACAAGGTGGCAGTAGGACTTTCTGGTGGAAAAGATAGCATATTTTTACTTTTTGCTTTAAGACTTATTCAAATGACCTCAATAAAAAATTTTGAATTAATAGGCATAAATATAGATTTAGGATTTGAAACTAATCTTGCACCACTTGAAAATTTTTGCATAAAAAATAACATTCCTATAATAATAGAAAAAACTAATATTGCAGATGTAGTTTTTAATGAAAGAAAGGAAAAAAAACCTTGTTCTTTATGTTCAAAACTTAGAAAAGGTGCCTTAATTAGAGTGGCTAAAGCTAATAACATAAATAAAATAGCATTAGGTCATAATAGTGATGATGTTATAGAAACTTTATTTATGAATGTTTTAAAAGTTGGTAAGCTTGGTACCTTTCATCCCAACATAAATTTTAATGATAAAGGAATTAATATAATACGACCTTTAATATATCTAAGGGAAGACTTAATACAAAAATTAACTATTAAATATAATCTTCCTGTAATTAAAAGTTCTTGTCCAAAAGATAAAAAAACAACAAGAGAAGATATGAAACAATTATTAATAAAATTAGAAAACATCTATCCTGATGCACAAAGAAATATACTTACTTCATTATCAAATGTAGACTTTAAAAATATATGGAATCAAAAATAA
- the guaB gene encoding IMP dehydrogenase codes for MAIILKQAYTFDDVLLVPNKSEILPKDVSLKTNLTKKIKLNIPVLSAGMDTVTESKMAIAVAREGGIGIIHKNMSIERQAMEVDRVKRQENGVITDPFHLSPDNTVQDALDLMAKYRISGVPITTDGKLVGIITNRDIAFETNYQQAIKNIMTSENLITAPENTTVEEAKEILKGHKIEKLPLVDKDNNLKGLITIKDIEKVRRFPNAAKDDRGRLLCGAAVGVTADMMDRVDALVKAKVDVITIDTAHGHSKGVLVAVKEVKAKYPELQVIAGNVATPEATRDLIEAGADCIKVGIGPGSICTTRVVAGVGVPQLTAVMDCVEEANKYGVPVIADGGIKYSGDMVKALAAGATTVMMGSMLAGCEEAPGEVEIYQGRSYKVYRGMGSLAAMACGSKDRYFQEDNKKLVPEGVEGRVPFKGTAIDTIYQLMGGLRSGMGYLGAATLNDLYENAKFVIQSSAGLRESHPHDISITKEAPNYSVQG; via the coding sequence GTGGCAATTATTTTAAAGCAAGCTTATACTTTTGATGATGTATTATTAGTTCCAAATAAATCAGAGATTTTACCAAAGGATGTTTCTTTAAAAACTAATTTAACAAAAAAAATAAAATTAAATATTCCAGTATTAAGTGCGGGAATGGATACAGTTACAGAGTCTAAAATGGCTATAGCGGTGGCTAGAGAAGGCGGAATAGGAATAATTCATAAGAATATGAGCATTGAAAGACAGGCTATGGAAGTTGATAGAGTTAAAAGACAAGAAAATGGAGTAATAACAGATCCGTTCCATTTATCACCAGATAACACTGTTCAAGATGCTTTAGATTTAATGGCTAAGTATAGAATCTCAGGTGTTCCTATAACTACAGATGGTAAATTAGTAGGTATAATAACAAATAGAGATATTGCATTTGAAACAAATTATCAACAAGCAATAAAAAATATTATGACTAGTGAAAATCTTATTACAGCTCCAGAAAATACAACAGTTGAAGAAGCAAAAGAAATTTTAAAAGGTCACAAAATAGAAAAACTTCCTTTAGTAGATAAAGATAATAATTTAAAAGGACTTATAACAATAAAAGATATAGAAAAGGTTAGAAGATTTCCTAATGCAGCAAAAGATGATAGAGGTAGATTACTTTGTGGTGCAGCAGTTGGAGTAACAGCTGATATGATGGATAGAGTTGATGCATTAGTAAAGGCTAAAGTAGATGTTATAACAATTGATACTGCTCATGGACATTCAAAGGGTGTTTTAGTTGCAGTAAAAGAAGTTAAAGCAAAATATCCAGAACTTCAAGTAATAGCAGGAAACGTAGCTACACCAGAGGCAACAAGAGATCTTATAGAAGCGGGAGCAGATTGCATAAAGGTTGGAATAGGACCTGGATCAATTTGTACAACAAGGGTTGTTGCTGGAGTTGGAGTACCTCAACTTACAGCTGTTATGGATTGTGTAGAAGAAGCTAATAAATATGGAGTACCAGTTATTGCAGACGGTGGTATAAAGTATTCAGGAGATATGGTTAAAGCACTTGCAGCAGGAGCTACAACAGTTATGATGGGATCTATGCTTGCAGGTTGTGAAGAAGCACCAGGAGAAGTAGAAATATATCAAGGAAGAAGTTACAAGGTATATAGAGGAATGGGTTCACTTGCAGCTATGGCTTGTGGAAGTAAAGATAGATATTTCCAAGAGGACAACAAGAAGTTAGTACCAGAAGGAGTAGAAGGAAGAGTTCCATTTAAAGGAACTGCTATAGATACAATATATCAATTAATGGGTGGTTTACGTTCTGGAATGGGATATTTAGGAGCAGCTACATTAAATGATTTATATGAAAATGCTAAATTTGTAATACAAAGTTCAGCAGGACTTAGAGAAAGTCATCCACATGATATATCAATAACTAAAGAAGCACCAAATTATAGTGTTCAAGGTTAA